TTTCGAAGACTTCAGGTATTACATTAGTAGTGATTGGCGCATTGTTTCAATTGCGTGAACTTAATATTATTACAGTTAGTCTAGTGAGATTTTTTTGGCCTGCTATAATTATAGCTATTGGTGTATCAATGCTGGTGCCTAAAACAATAAAAAAAGAAAATAATGAATTTAGTAAAAGTGAAATTAATGAAGATGTGGTGGATAACTTAGCACTTTTTTCAGGTGTGAAAACAAGAAATATTTCTAAAAACTTTAGGGGTGGGAGCCTTGTTGCTCTTTTTGGCGGCATTGATTTGGATCTTCGAGATGCTTATATTTTAAATGAAGGAGCAAGACTTGATGTTACAGCTGCTTTTGGCGGAGTGAACATAATAGTTCCTCCAGAATGGAAGGTTGTAGTTAAGGGTATTCCTATATTTGGAGGATGGTCCAATAAAACTAGAGGCAAAAATTATGTTAATCCAGAGGCACCAGTTTTGACTTTGCAATGCTTTGTAGCTTTTGGAGGGGTGGATATAAAAAATTTAGACAGGAATAATTAAGTATCAAATTTCAGCCACGTGCCTTGCAGTAAGAGCTAAAAACAAGAAATTCCATTAAGAAATTCTAATCTTTTGCAAATATAAAATTCTCTGGCGTTCACATTCGCCGTCCTGGCTCAGGTTCGCTAGCCACCTCTGGGTGGTTCTCTGGGGGACATAACAATTATTAATTGTTATGCGTCCTGGCAGGCTCACGAGAATTTTATATTTGCAAAAGAAGAATTACTAAATGGAATTTAATAGTTTCTTCGCTTCTTACTGCAAGTCACTCGGTCGAAAATTTACACTAAGAGTGACTTTCACTAAAGGTAACTGTGACTTGGGAAAAATAGTATTTTATTCATTCAAGTTGTAGTCCTTTGCTATTTCAGTCATCATTTTATTTAATGTTGTATCTTTGATTTTAGAATTGTTATCTTTATATTTTTGCTTGTAATCTTTCTCTCTACACAATACACTTCCTAAAATTTCTCTAAAGGCTTTGTAATCTTCGGAAGTCTTATCTACACTTTTAATTTCTTTAAGAGCTTCAATAAAATTACTCTTGTTGCCATTGTACAGAAAACCACTTATATTCTGAGATAATTTTAATGCGTCCTCAAAATCTTCAAGATAAAGTTCTAATAGTGGATAATCATATAAATAATCAAGTCCCATTGTTCTAGCCTTATTGAAACACTCTTTAGCACTATTAAAGTCTTTAAGCCTTAAATATATATCAGCTAAATCTGAATATTGTTCTTTTTTAAGTTCTTCTTTAGGTAGAGCTAAAATCTGTTGTAAGGCCCACTCATAATCTTTGGTAGTATTAAAATCGCGGTATATACCGTTTAATAGATATTTCACTCCTTCAATATTTCCTGTTAATTTATAAGATCTATTTGCCAGGTCCATTGCTTTATAGATGTCTTTCCCTATATATTCTCCTCTATTTTTCATATCATATCGTACTCCTATTTTGTACATTCTAGTTAGTACGTCAATTGTATGAATATCATTAGGGTTATTTGCTAAATAATTTTCGTAGCTTTTTAATGCTTATTCAGGCTTTTTCTGAATTAAAAGTTTATCTCCCTCTAGTAGTTCTACCTTTGGACTGGATATTATATTCAAGTTATCATATTTTTCTTGGATAGCTGATGAGGTAGAGATAATGTTATTTTTTATGTCGTAAGCAGTAACACTAAATGGTACTTTAAAACCTGGTAAAAATACACCTAAATAAGCTTGGATATTTACTAATCCATCTTCATCT
This DNA window, taken from Clostridium estertheticum, encodes the following:
- a CDS encoding LiaF transmembrane domain-containing protein, whose protein sequence is MKSKFYLGIIIILFGIGALFQQLGLFDLGDIISMWWPLILIGAGISQLSKGPVSKTSGITLVVIGALFQLRELNIITVSLVRFFWPAIIIAIGVSMLVPKTIKKENNEFSKSEINEDVVDNLALFSGVKTRNISKNFRGGSLVALFGGIDLDLRDAYILNEGARLDVTAAFGGVNIIVPPEWKVVVKGIPIFGGWSNKTRGKNYVNPEAPVLTLQCFVAFGGVDIKNLDRNN